A DNA window from Luteolibacter luteus contains the following coding sequences:
- a CDS encoding YkgJ family cysteine cluster protein: MKPDTAARAIADEVRAIYREWEKRPLERSCTGLGDCCRFRNTGRTPFLTKGEALVAAMAWRAAGRTSVPETAGGACPFLKANRCQIYQGRPFGCRTHFCDAAGGPATRKEVRDLIQRLEEIDRKMGGDGGVNLPAAVAAAMGGKKGR, translated from the coding sequence GTGAAGCCGGATACTGCTGCCCGCGCGATCGCGGATGAAGTCCGGGCCATCTACCGGGAATGGGAGAAGCGTCCTCTGGAGCGGTCCTGCACGGGTCTGGGGGATTGCTGCCGCTTCCGGAATACCGGCCGCACGCCCTTCCTGACGAAGGGCGAGGCGTTGGTGGCGGCGATGGCATGGCGCGCCGCCGGCAGGACCTCCGTGCCGGAAACGGCGGGCGGGGCCTGCCCTTTTCTCAAGGCGAACCGTTGCCAGATCTACCAAGGCCGGCCCTTTGGCTGCCGCACGCATTTCTGTGATGCCGCCGGCGGCCCTGCGACGCGGAAGGAAGTCCGCGACCTGATCCAGCGGTTGGAAGAGATAGATCGGAAGATGGGAGGAGACGGCGGGGTGAACCTGCCTGCCGCGGTAGCCGCGGCAATGGGAGGGAAGAAAGGGAGGTAG
- a CDS encoding 3-keto-disaccharide hydrolase yields MRIVANAFVAWAILAPAAFAGWDELFNGRDLNGWDPQTKANWTVRDGAISVSEGRKGLLTSKSTYRDFELELEFKADKGSHSGVLLCSPKEVTDPATECYEVAIAPESSNYPTGSLTGRARHGGAGEFSGWRKLRVKVDGGKVEVWLDGQRTVQYEDRRALGYGYIGLEYDQGRVEFRNIRVQKIDLP; encoded by the coding sequence ATGAGAATCGTCGCAAACGCGTTTGTTGCATGGGCAATTCTCGCGCCCGCAGCCTTTGCCGGCTGGGATGAGCTTTTCAATGGCAGGGACCTGAACGGCTGGGACCCCCAGACGAAGGCGAACTGGACCGTGCGCGATGGGGCGATTTCCGTGAGCGAGGGCCGGAAAGGCCTGCTGACCAGCAAGAGCACCTATCGGGACTTCGAGCTGGAGCTGGAGTTCAAGGCGGACAAGGGCAGCCACAGCGGCGTCCTGCTATGCTCGCCGAAGGAAGTGACGGATCCGGCGACGGAGTGCTACGAGGTCGCGATCGCCCCGGAATCCAGCAATTACCCGACCGGCAGTCTGACCGGCCGCGCCCGCCACGGCGGTGCCGGGGAGTTCAGCGGCTGGCGGAAGCTGCGGGTCAAGGTAGACGGCGGCAAGGTGGAGGTCTGGCTGGATGGCCAGCGCACCGTGCAGTACGAGGACCGCCGGGCGCTTGGCTACGGCTACATCGGCCTGGAATACGACCAGGGCCGCGTGGAATTCCGGAACATCCGGGTTCAGAAGATCGATCTGCCGTGA
- a CDS encoding PVC-type heme-binding CxxCH protein — protein sequence MKSSLFLLAAALTTWVHAGPVFQAPLKDEHIVMIGNGLGERMQYFGYFETDLHLAFPEHHLTVRNMCYPGDTPAYRPRAGRNTPWAFPGGEKLRPELNNHRGEGHYPSDDEWLTICKADTILAFFGFNESFDGPEGLTKYRAELDAFITHTLSQKYNGESAPKLVLVSPIAFEDLSKTKDLPDGTKENANLKAYTELMKRVAEERKIGFIDLFAPTTELYAKHEEPLTINGFSLNEKGEQVLGVTLLSELYKLGTVVQQAETSALRKLVNEKSWFWQNDHRMLNGVHVYGRRWKPFGDFNYPQEIEKIRQMTVNRDWAIWRLLENKEFDLTAQDAKTRKLDPVQTNFDRPIKYLREKEALESFTLMDGFQIGLFASEEDFPDLANPMQMTFDNKGRLWVCTMPAYPHYRPGDEMPNDKILILEDTDGDNRADKQTIFADGLHLPIGIELAPEGVYVSQEPNLMLLRDNDGDDKADTREYLLHGFDPHDTHHAIHAFSSDSSGAIYMGEGVFLHSQVETPYGPQRCTGGGIWRFDPKSFRLTRYVQTYFNNPWGIAFDDWQQCFIADASGGNNYWGLPISIKAPFHYETGKIGEFAPKRARPTAGAEFISSRHFPDELQGGFMTNNSIGFLGTSIHQVWEDRGGYSGKHIGDLVTSSDPNFRPADLEFAPDGSLYIVDWHNALIGHMQHSARDPNRSHTHGRIYRVSHKTRPLVKPAEIDGASISSLLDILKEPEYRTRYRARRELRGHDATAVLPAVKAWVAKLDKADPRYEHHVAEALWATWAQNQVDHDLLDQCLNAKAHQARAAAVEVIRHAWRKIPDHAALLTKAANDESSLVRLEALAAASWMDNADGALIALEVLKHPIDKWMPEAIKTAFLTLGDDIEVLKKDNKLDLSSNPRAADYLDGKLKIEPEETVKAEPEPKLPAEELELWRIGKEVFARDAHCATCHQADGKGQEKIYPPLAGSEWVTGDEERLIKLTLKGLWGPITVKGVKFDPTTGVPPMMGFGPLLNDKELAGVLTYVRNNFGNTAPAVKPETVAKVRESTKDKVDFFTADDLLKQHPFPTK from the coding sequence ATGAAATCCAGCCTCTTCCTTCTCGCCGCCGCCCTGACGACCTGGGTCCACGCAGGCCCCGTTTTCCAAGCTCCGCTCAAGGATGAGCACATCGTGATGATCGGAAACGGTCTTGGCGAAAGGATGCAGTACTTCGGCTACTTCGAGACCGATCTGCACCTGGCCTTCCCCGAGCATCACTTGACGGTCAGGAACATGTGCTATCCCGGCGACACGCCGGCCTACCGTCCCCGCGCCGGGCGCAATACCCCGTGGGCCTTTCCCGGTGGGGAAAAGCTCCGCCCCGAGCTGAACAATCATCGCGGTGAGGGCCACTACCCCTCCGACGATGAATGGCTGACCATTTGCAAGGCGGACACCATCCTCGCGTTCTTCGGCTTTAATGAGTCCTTCGATGGCCCGGAAGGCCTGACGAAATATCGCGCCGAACTGGATGCCTTCATTACCCACACGCTCTCCCAGAAGTACAATGGCGAATCCGCGCCAAAGCTGGTGCTGGTTTCGCCGATCGCCTTCGAGGACCTGAGCAAGACCAAGGATCTTCCGGATGGGACCAAGGAGAACGCCAATCTGAAGGCTTACACCGAGCTGATGAAGAGGGTGGCGGAAGAGCGGAAGATCGGCTTCATCGATCTATTCGCACCGACCACCGAACTCTATGCCAAGCACGAGGAGCCGCTCACCATCAACGGATTTTCCCTCAATGAGAAGGGCGAGCAGGTGCTCGGCGTCACCCTGCTAAGTGAACTCTACAAGCTCGGGACGGTAGTCCAGCAGGCGGAGACGTCCGCCTTGCGCAAGCTGGTGAATGAGAAGTCATGGTTCTGGCAGAATGACCACCGCATGCTGAATGGCGTGCACGTCTATGGCCGCCGCTGGAAGCCTTTCGGCGATTTCAATTACCCGCAGGAGATTGAGAAGATCCGCCAGATGACCGTGAATCGCGATTGGGCGATCTGGCGCCTTTTGGAGAACAAGGAGTTCGACCTCACCGCACAGGACGCGAAGACCCGCAAGCTGGATCCGGTGCAGACCAACTTCGATCGCCCCATCAAGTATCTCCGCGAGAAGGAGGCGCTGGAAAGCTTCACCCTGATGGATGGCTTCCAGATCGGTCTCTTCGCTTCCGAGGAAGACTTCCCGGATCTCGCGAACCCGATGCAGATGACCTTCGACAACAAGGGACGTCTCTGGGTCTGCACCATGCCGGCTTATCCGCACTATCGCCCGGGCGATGAGATGCCGAATGACAAGATCCTCATCCTTGAGGATACCGATGGTGACAACCGCGCGGACAAACAGACCATCTTCGCGGATGGCCTTCATCTCCCGATCGGGATCGAGTTGGCCCCGGAGGGAGTCTACGTCTCCCAAGAGCCGAATCTGATGCTTCTGCGGGACAACGATGGCGATGACAAGGCGGACACCCGCGAGTATCTGCTTCACGGCTTCGACCCGCACGACACGCACCACGCCATCCACGCCTTTTCCTCGGACTCCTCCGGCGCGATTTACATGGGCGAAGGGGTCTTCCTTCACTCGCAGGTGGAAACGCCATACGGTCCGCAGCGCTGCACCGGTGGCGGCATCTGGCGCTTCGATCCGAAGTCCTTCCGTCTGACGCGTTATGTCCAGACGTACTTCAACAATCCCTGGGGCATCGCCTTCGATGATTGGCAGCAGTGCTTCATCGCGGATGCTTCCGGCGGCAATAACTACTGGGGCCTGCCGATTTCAATCAAGGCGCCCTTCCACTACGAGACAGGGAAGATCGGCGAGTTCGCGCCGAAGCGTGCGAGACCCACGGCAGGTGCCGAGTTCATCTCATCCCGCCATTTCCCCGATGAGCTGCAGGGCGGCTTCATGACGAATAATTCGATCGGCTTCCTCGGCACCAGCATCCACCAGGTCTGGGAGGATCGTGGCGGCTACTCGGGCAAGCACATCGGTGACCTCGTGACTTCTTCCGATCCGAACTTCCGCCCCGCTGACCTTGAGTTCGCACCGGACGGCTCGCTCTACATTGTCGATTGGCACAACGCGCTGATCGGCCACATGCAGCACTCGGCCCGCGACCCGAACCGCAGCCACACGCACGGCCGCATCTATCGTGTGAGCCATAAGACCCGTCCTTTGGTGAAGCCTGCCGAGATCGATGGTGCCAGCATCTCCTCGCTGCTGGATATCCTGAAGGAGCCGGAATACCGCACCCGCTACCGCGCACGCCGCGAGCTGCGCGGTCACGATGCCACCGCCGTGCTGCCCGCCGTGAAAGCCTGGGTGGCGAAGCTCGACAAGGCGGACCCGCGCTACGAACACCACGTCGCGGAAGCGCTTTGGGCCACGTGGGCGCAGAACCAGGTCGATCACGATCTGCTCGACCAGTGTCTGAATGCGAAGGCCCACCAGGCCCGTGCCGCGGCCGTGGAAGTCATCCGTCACGCATGGCGGAAGATTCCCGATCACGCCGCGCTTCTAACAAAGGCAGCGAACGATGAGTCCTCGCTGGTTCGTCTCGAGGCTCTCGCTGCCGCATCCTGGATGGACAATGCCGATGGCGCCCTCATCGCGCTGGAAGTGCTGAAGCATCCGATCGACAAATGGATGCCGGAGGCGATCAAGACCGCCTTCCTCACGCTGGGTGATGACATCGAAGTGCTGAAGAAGGACAACAAGCTCGACCTGAGTAGCAATCCCCGCGCTGCGGATTACCTCGATGGCAAGCTGAAGATCGAGCCGGAGGAAACCGTGAAGGCGGAGCCCGAGCCGAAGCTTCCTGCCGAGGAACTCGAGCTCTGGCGCATTGGTAAGGAAGTCTTCGCACGTGATGCGCATTGCGCGACCTGCCACCAGGCGGACGGCAAGGGCCAGGAGAAGATCTATCCTCCGCTCGCTGGCAGCGAGTGGGTGACGGGTGATGAAGAGCGCCTCATCAAGCTCACGCTGAAGGGCCTCTGGGGGCCCATCACCGTGAAGGGCGTGAAGTTCGATCCCACCACCGGCGTGCCGCCGATGATGGGCTTCGGCCCGCTGCTCAATGACAAGGAGCTCGCCGGTGTCCTCACCTACGTGCGGAACAACTTCGGCAATACCGCACCCGCCGTGAAGCCGGAGACCGTGGCAAAGGTGCGTGAATCCACGAAGGACAAGGTGGATTTCTTCACCGCGGACGATCTTCTGAAACAGCATCCCTTCCCGACGAAGTGA
- a CDS encoding HAD-IIA family hydrolase — translation MARVGFLLDMDGVIYRGSRLVPGASDFISRLRKHGIPFRFLTNNSQRARRDVALKLRRLGIEASEGEVFTCAMATARFLASQKPGGTAYVIGEHGLAAALHRNGYSVVDDDADYVVVGEGRTLTFEMIERGVRLVEKGAKLIATNPDPNCPTDQGTRPGCGAIVAMIERATGVQAFSVGKPSPVMMRAARKEMGLRTDEVIMVGDTMETDILGAVQMGYRSVLVLSGGTRRQDLKDFAYQPDLIVENVGMIPDEYIFEKFGAALAQ, via the coding sequence ATGGCACGCGTTGGATTCCTACTTGATATGGACGGGGTGATCTACCGGGGTTCCCGGTTGGTCCCCGGTGCATCGGATTTTATTTCACGATTAAGAAAGCACGGGATTCCCTTCCGCTTTCTCACCAACAACTCGCAGCGCGCACGCCGCGATGTTGCATTGAAGCTCCGCCGCCTCGGCATCGAAGCCAGCGAAGGAGAAGTTTTCACCTGCGCGATGGCGACCGCGCGTTTCCTCGCCTCCCAAAAACCCGGCGGGACCGCGTACGTCATCGGTGAACATGGCCTCGCCGCCGCACTGCATCGTAACGGCTACTCCGTGGTAGACGACGATGCCGACTATGTGGTCGTCGGCGAAGGCCGAACCCTCACCTTTGAGATGATCGAGCGTGGTGTCCGCCTTGTGGAAAAGGGCGCCAAGCTTATCGCCACGAATCCCGATCCGAATTGCCCCACCGATCAAGGCACGCGTCCCGGCTGTGGCGCTATCGTTGCCATGATCGAGCGCGCCACCGGCGTGCAGGCCTTCTCAGTCGGGAAGCCCAGCCCCGTCATGATGCGCGCCGCGCGGAAGGAGATGGGCCTGCGCACGGATGAGGTCATCATGGTCGGTGATACCATGGAGACGGACATCCTCGGTGCCGTGCAGATGGGTTACCGCAGCGTCCTGGTGCTGAGTGGTGGCACGCGCCGCCAGGATCTGAAGGACTTCGCGTATCAACCGGATCTCATCGTGGAGAACGTCGGCATGATTCCCGACGAATACATTTTTGAGAAGTTCGGCGCAGCATTGGCACAATGA
- a CDS encoding DNA polymerase beta superfamily protein encodes MSAAIQELLDRLKKQHGIRIPYACESGSRAWGFASPDSDYDIRFIFIRDEKSYVSVLDGLESLDLPMEGDLDAGGWDVRKAVRLLGKSNGALIEWLHTPIVYRSEPGFRERWQSTARTVFSPRASHDHYHGLARQMVMGKLAGDEVRAKDYLYALRSILCARWIAEGRGIPPVAFAELVPIAPQEVKALVPELLEHKARTAEGHLMPRIAPLDAFLQEALAATPEIPRTDLQPEVLDRLLRQEIRSSAPILAPADFTIDRVRKPDLNLLDTVAGSHAYGTAIEGSDEDRRGVFVAPRSFIFGFDEIEQVSDERSDQVYYEIGHFVSLLLKNNPNALELLAMPDDCIRHKHPLFALLDPAIFLSKLCAKTFGEYAMGQIRKARGLNKKIVNPQPEQRKAMLEFCHVPEGQGSTPVLEWLAVRGIDPRECGLTAVQHAAGMFAIYEGPSNEYRGIVSPKDPDTLIFSSVPKEAQPLAWMHFNQDAFQAHCKAHREYWEWVGQRNPERYATNAQHGRGYDSKNLMHTLRLLDMAGEIAREGVLRIRRPNRDYLLRVRAGEFEYEELVESAERKLTEVQAEFERSSLPDHPDREQVNALLVSLREEFGSSGPNPAKFAGAICNKVL; translated from the coding sequence ATGAGCGCCGCGATCCAAGAGCTACTCGACCGTCTGAAGAAGCAGCACGGCATCCGGATCCCCTATGCCTGTGAATCGGGGAGCCGTGCCTGGGGTTTTGCCTCGCCGGATAGCGACTACGACATCCGCTTCATCTTCATCCGGGATGAGAAGTCCTATGTCTCCGTGCTCGATGGCTTGGAGTCGCTCGATCTGCCGATGGAGGGAGACCTCGATGCCGGCGGCTGGGATGTGCGGAAAGCGGTGCGTCTGCTGGGGAAGTCGAATGGCGCGCTGATCGAGTGGCTGCACACGCCCATCGTCTATCGTAGCGAGCCCGGCTTCCGCGAGCGCTGGCAAAGTACGGCACGCACCGTATTTTCACCCCGCGCCTCGCACGATCATTACCACGGCCTCGCCCGTCAGATGGTCATGGGAAAGCTCGCCGGGGATGAGGTGCGCGCGAAGGACTACCTCTACGCGCTGCGCTCCATCCTCTGCGCCCGCTGGATCGCGGAGGGTAGGGGCATTCCGCCGGTCGCCTTTGCGGAGCTGGTCCCCATTGCTCCGCAGGAGGTGAAAGCGCTGGTCCCGGAGTTGCTCGAGCACAAGGCCCGCACCGCAGAAGGCCACCTCATGCCAAGGATCGCCCCGCTCGATGCATTCCTGCAGGAAGCCCTCGCCGCCACGCCCGAGATCCCGCGCACCGATCTCCAGCCGGAAGTGCTCGATCGCCTTTTGCGTCAGGAGATCCGCAGCTCCGCTCCGATCCTTGCACCCGCGGATTTCACCATCGACCGCGTCCGGAAACCGGACCTGAATCTGCTCGATACCGTCGCCGGGAGCCATGCTTACGGCACCGCCATCGAGGGCTCGGATGAAGACCGCCGCGGCGTCTTCGTCGCGCCGCGCTCCTTCATCTTTGGCTTCGACGAGATCGAGCAGGTCTCCGATGAACGTAGCGACCAGGTTTACTACGAGATCGGCCACTTCGTGTCGCTGCTGCTGAAAAACAATCCGAACGCGCTGGAACTCCTCGCGATGCCGGACGACTGCATCCGTCACAAGCACCCGCTCTTCGCGCTGCTGGATCCCGCCATCTTTCTCTCGAAGCTCTGTGCGAAGACCTTTGGTGAATACGCCATGGGCCAGATCCGGAAGGCCCGCGGCCTGAACAAGAAGATCGTGAACCCGCAGCCGGAGCAGCGGAAGGCCATGCTCGAGTTCTGCCACGTCCCGGAAGGGCAGGGTAGTACCCCGGTGCTGGAGTGGCTCGCCGTCCGTGGCATCGATCCGCGGGAATGCGGCCTCACCGCCGTCCAGCACGCCGCGGGCATGTTTGCCATCTACGAAGGTCCTAGTAATGAGTATCGCGGCATCGTCTCGCCGAAGGACCCTGACACCCTGATCTTTAGCAGCGTGCCGAAGGAAGCGCAGCCGCTCGCCTGGATGCACTTCAATCAGGATGCCTTCCAGGCCCACTGCAAGGCCCACCGCGAATACTGGGAATGGGTCGGCCAGCGGAACCCGGAGCGCTACGCCACGAATGCCCAGCACGGCCGCGGCTACGACTCGAAGAACCTCATGCACACCCTGCGCCTGCTCGACATGGCCGGGGAGATCGCTCGCGAGGGCGTGCTACGCATCCGCCGCCCGAACCGCGACTACCTTCTCCGCGTCCGCGCCGGGGAATTCGAGTATGAGGAGCTCGTCGAGTCCGCAGAGCGGAAGCTCACCGAAGTCCAGGCCGAGTTCGAGCGCTCCTCCCTCCCGGATCATCCGGACCGGGAGCAGGTGAACGCCCTGCTGGTGAGCTTGCGCGAGGAATTTGGTTCTTCGGGCCCAAATCCTGCAAAATTTGCAGGCGCAATTTGCAATAAGGTATTATAA
- the rlmN gene encoding 23S rRNA (adenine(2503)-C(2))-methyltransferase RlmN produces the protein MLPALTGYDPAALEAYLAAEGQPAFRAGQILDWIWKKKAASVEAMSNLPAALREKLSTSFRLHALDHTHTQGSGDTTRKFLFKLHDGRYVESVLIPANPALYGERSDRRTLCVSSQVGCAYGCKFCASGLAGFSRNLEAAEIAGQVLMAERLSGERVDNLVFMGMGEPLANLDNLLAAISIITSPWGLHLGARHLTISTSGLVPQIRRLAEHPQQIRLAISLHGATDEVRGQIMPVNKKWGTAELFDALDYWNSKKKQHLTLEYILIEGVNDHLEQARILAGHARRLKAKVNLIPYNTVEGLDWVRPSEDQCRAFRDILKNSGVAATLRLEKGHDIDAACGQLRLKQETEEGIIEAPVKRK, from the coding sequence GTGCTGCCTGCGCTGACTGGATATGACCCCGCCGCCTTGGAGGCCTATTTGGCCGCCGAGGGCCAACCCGCGTTCCGCGCCGGGCAGATCCTCGATTGGATCTGGAAGAAGAAAGCGGCCTCGGTGGAGGCGATGAGCAATCTGCCGGCGGCGCTGCGCGAAAAGCTGAGCACTTCCTTCCGCCTGCACGCTCTGGACCACACGCACACGCAGGGCAGCGGCGATACAACGCGGAAGTTCCTCTTCAAGCTGCACGATGGCCGCTACGTGGAGAGCGTTCTCATTCCGGCAAACCCGGCGCTCTATGGCGAGCGCTCCGACCGGCGGACGCTGTGCGTGTCCTCGCAGGTGGGCTGCGCCTATGGCTGCAAGTTCTGCGCCTCCGGGCTGGCAGGCTTTAGCCGGAATCTGGAAGCAGCGGAGATCGCGGGACAGGTGCTGATGGCGGAGCGCCTCTCCGGGGAACGGGTGGACAATCTCGTCTTCATGGGGATGGGCGAGCCGCTGGCGAACCTGGACAACCTGCTGGCAGCGATTTCGATCATCACTTCGCCCTGGGGCCTACATCTGGGGGCACGACATCTGACGATTTCCACGTCCGGGCTGGTGCCGCAGATCCGCCGTCTGGCGGAGCATCCGCAGCAGATCCGCCTGGCGATCTCCCTGCACGGCGCGACCGATGAGGTGCGCGGGCAGATCATGCCGGTGAACAAGAAATGGGGCACGGCAGAGCTTTTCGATGCGCTGGATTACTGGAACTCGAAGAAGAAGCAGCACCTCACGCTGGAGTACATCCTGATCGAGGGCGTGAACGATCATCTGGAGCAGGCACGCATTCTCGCGGGCCATGCGCGCCGCCTGAAGGCGAAGGTGAACCTGATCCCTTACAATACAGTGGAGGGACTGGATTGGGTGCGGCCTTCCGAAGACCAGTGCCGGGCTTTCCGGGATATCCTCAAGAATTCAGGCGTGGCGGCAACCCTACGGCTGGAGAAAGGTCACGATATCGATGCGGCCTGCGGCCAGCTGCGGCTGAAGCAGGAGACGGAGGAAGGGATCATCGAGGCACCGGTGAAGCGGAAGTAG
- a CDS encoding (deoxy)nucleoside triphosphate pyrophosphohydrolase: MIEVVAGLILDPAGRLLACKRPEGKHLGGKWEFPGGKVEEGEDPVDALIRELEEELGIIVEAGQALTPVVWDYGRGPIRLHPFVCTVVRGQPHPHEHEEIRWCDAEELGELDWAEADVPILAEWRWMA; encoded by the coding sequence ATGATCGAGGTCGTCGCCGGTCTGATCCTTGACCCCGCAGGCCGCCTGCTCGCCTGCAAACGCCCGGAGGGAAAGCACCTCGGCGGAAAGTGGGAATTCCCCGGCGGCAAGGTGGAGGAAGGGGAAGATCCCGTGGATGCTCTCATCCGCGAGCTGGAGGAGGAACTGGGCATCATCGTTGAAGCCGGACAGGCGCTGACGCCGGTGGTCTGGGACTACGGGCGAGGGCCGATCCGCCTGCATCCATTCGTGTGCACGGTGGTCCGCGGCCAACCGCACCCGCATGAGCACGAGGAGATCCGCTGGTGTGATGCGGAAGAGCTGGGCGAGCTCGATTGGGCGGAGGCGGATGTGCCGATCCTGGCGGAGTGGCGGTGGATGGCTTGA
- a CDS encoding metallophosphoesterase family protein translates to MRIALFGDIHANLEALEVVLADAEEQGCTDYVCMGDVVGYNADPAACLEKVKAMNIPVVKGNHDEDASGTHSLDSMNPVAAAALEWTRAQLSEEQRVWLRRLRMVRQVEDFTIVHSTLDQPANWNYVTNRFDAMSNFSYQFTQVCFHGHTHVPRVYVKTDKVQEVPADSIIIEEGSKYFINVGSVGQPRDGDWRGCYAIYDLDHKMVVFRRVEYDIATTQQKILDAGLPAMLAERLADGR, encoded by the coding sequence ATGCGCATCGCCCTTTTCGGAGACATCCACGCCAATCTCGAAGCCCTCGAGGTGGTGCTGGCTGATGCCGAGGAGCAGGGCTGCACGGACTACGTCTGCATGGGGGACGTGGTGGGCTACAATGCCGATCCGGCGGCCTGCCTCGAAAAGGTGAAGGCCATGAACATCCCGGTGGTGAAGGGAAACCACGATGAGGATGCCTCCGGCACCCACTCGCTGGATTCCATGAACCCGGTGGCGGCCGCGGCCCTCGAATGGACCCGCGCCCAGCTGAGCGAGGAGCAGCGTGTCTGGCTCCGCCGCCTGCGGATGGTGCGTCAGGTGGAGGATTTCACGATCGTCCACAGCACCTTGGACCAGCCGGCGAACTGGAACTACGTGACGAACCGCTTCGACGCGATGTCGAACTTCTCGTACCAGTTCACTCAGGTCTGCTTCCACGGCCACACCCACGTGCCGCGCGTCTATGTGAAGACGGACAAGGTGCAGGAGGTGCCCGCCGACTCGATCATCATTGAGGAAGGCTCGAAGTATTTCATCAACGTCGGCTCCGTGGGCCAGCCTCGCGATGGCGACTGGCGCGGCTGCTACGCGATCTACGATCTGGACCACAAGATGGTGGTCTTCCGCCGCGTGGAGTACGACATCGCCACCACCCAGCAGAAGATCCTCGATGCGGGGCTCCCTGCGATGCTGGCCGAGCGCCTCGCCGACGGCCGATGA
- a CDS encoding ABC transporter permease: MSSSPAKNRPLNPRRIGVIAMHTFTQLVRMKVFYFLGIFAVVLLCSNLLNIQDMGRPDLKGADVLRSIRSVSLGTMTLFSVVLGIVATALLLPKDVEDRTLYTILAKPVPRLDYLIGKLGGVLMLIFVSLVVMDLLMTGVLAIRSSMLLSDQMGGSEFASLSEAQREALRQDVQLQGPTWGLHGATLAIFLRSAVIASTALLLSTFSTSTLFTTVTAVLVYFIGNFQAEAREVFLAGEGTSRLERIGAMLLATIFPDFKLYNVVDSVVQGIALPPAALATLMGLTAFYVVLHLFVSWLVFAGKEF; this comes from the coding sequence ATGAGCAGCAGTCCCGCGAAGAACCGCCCTCTCAATCCCCGCCGCATCGGGGTGATCGCGATGCACACCTTCACCCAGCTGGTGCGGATGAAGGTGTTCTATTTCCTCGGCATCTTCGCGGTGGTGCTGCTGTGCAGCAACCTGCTGAACATCCAGGACATGGGCCGCCCGGACCTGAAGGGGGCGGACGTGCTGCGCTCGATCCGAAGCGTTTCGCTGGGCACGATGACCCTTTTTTCGGTGGTGCTGGGGATCGTGGCCACCGCCCTGCTGCTGCCGAAGGACGTGGAGGACCGGACACTGTACACCATCCTGGCCAAGCCGGTGCCGCGGCTCGACTACCTGATCGGGAAGCTGGGCGGGGTTCTGATGCTGATTTTCGTGTCCCTGGTGGTGATGGATCTGCTGATGACGGGGGTGCTGGCCATCCGCTCCAGCATGCTGCTCAGCGATCAAATGGGAGGAAGCGAGTTCGCCAGCTTGTCCGAAGCCCAGCGGGAGGCGCTGCGGCAGGACGTCCAACTGCAGGGGCCGACGTGGGGGCTGCATGGGGCGACGCTGGCGATTTTCCTGCGCTCCGCGGTGATCGCTTCCACCGCCCTGCTGCTCTCGACCTTCTCCACAAGCACGCTTTTCACCACAGTCACGGCGGTGCTGGTCTATTTCATCGGGAATTTCCAAGCGGAGGCCCGTGAGGTCTTCCTGGCCGGAGAGGGCACCAGCCGCCTGGAGCGCATCGGGGCGATGCTGCTCGCCACGATCTTCCCGGACTTCAAGCTCTACAATGTGGTGGACTCGGTGGTGCAGGGGATCGCCCTGCCACCGGCGGCGCTGGCCACCCTGATGGGGCTGACGGCGTTCTACGTGGTGCTGCACCTCTTCGTCTCGTGGCTGGTTTTCGCCGGAAAGGAGTTCTGA